The Streptomyces sp. NBC_01275 genome has a segment encoding these proteins:
- a CDS encoding NDP-hexose 2,3-dehydratase family protein: MADLDPDLDITARLARSAAAVESPLTDLAGFDDWFAEYGQQVYTTAERVPLAALHQWYETPVTGDLRHRSGKFFTVHGLRVHDPGNAVPWWDQPIIDQPEVGILGILVKEFDGVPHCLMQAKAEPGNPGGLQLSPTVQATRSNYTGVHKGKPVPYLDYFRDTSRHRVIADVRQSEQGAWFHRKRNRNIAVETTEEVEVLEGFRWFTLGQLYLLLARDDIVNMDARTVLACLPHASRAEGALHRTTDVLSWLTGARSLATVSVERIALKALDEWRHTEMGYSHESGGFFDVIGVSVTAAGREVGRWCQPMIEPHGTGVIAFLTREIGGAPHVLMHARTEPGYADVVELAPTVQCVPASYAWLPPAARPRHLDEVLAAGPDRIRFEALLSEEGGRFFHARNRYLIVDSDVPEDPGHPDYRWLSLDQLTRLLSHSHYLNVQARSLVACLRGLEATRSVR, from the coding sequence ATGGCCGATCTCGATCCCGACCTCGACATCACGGCCCGTCTCGCCAGGTCCGCCGCGGCCGTGGAGAGTCCGCTGACCGATCTCGCCGGATTCGACGACTGGTTCGCCGAGTACGGGCAGCAGGTCTACACGACCGCGGAACGGGTGCCGCTGGCAGCCCTCCACCAGTGGTACGAGACACCGGTGACCGGTGATCTGCGGCACCGCAGCGGCAAGTTCTTCACGGTCCACGGTCTGCGCGTGCACGATCCCGGCAACGCGGTGCCCTGGTGGGACCAGCCCATCATCGACCAGCCCGAGGTCGGCATCCTGGGCATCCTGGTGAAGGAGTTCGACGGGGTGCCGCACTGCCTGATGCAGGCCAAGGCGGAGCCGGGCAACCCCGGCGGGCTCCAGCTCTCCCCCACCGTGCAGGCGACGCGCAGCAACTACACCGGCGTGCACAAGGGCAAGCCCGTGCCGTATCTGGACTACTTCCGGGACACCTCCAGGCACCGGGTGATAGCCGACGTACGCCAGTCGGAGCAGGGCGCCTGGTTCCATCGCAAGCGCAACCGCAACATCGCCGTGGAGACGACCGAGGAGGTGGAGGTCCTCGAGGGCTTCCGCTGGTTCACCCTCGGGCAGCTGTATCTGCTGCTGGCCCGCGACGACATCGTCAACATGGACGCCAGGACCGTGCTGGCGTGTCTGCCGCACGCTTCCCGGGCGGAGGGCGCGCTCCACCGGACGACGGACGTGCTGAGCTGGCTGACCGGCGCCCGTTCGCTGGCGACCGTCTCCGTCGAGCGGATCGCCCTCAAGGCGCTGGACGAGTGGCGGCACACCGAGATGGGCTACTCGCACGAGAGCGGCGGCTTCTTCGACGTCATCGGGGTCTCCGTCACGGCCGCCGGGCGTGAGGTCGGCCGCTGGTGCCAGCCGATGATCGAGCCGCACGGCACGGGGGTCATCGCCTTTCTGACCCGGGAGATCGGCGGGGCGCCGCATGTGCTGATGCACGCCCGCACCGAGCCGGGCTACGCGGACGTCGTGGAACTGGCGCCGACCGTGCAGTGCGTGCCGGCGAGCTACGCCTGGCTGCCGCCCGCCGCGCGGCCGCGCCATCTCGACGAGGTGCTGGCCGCCGGGCCCGACCGGATCCGTTTCGAGGCGCTGCTCTCCGAGGAGGGGGGCCGCTTCTTCCACGCCCGCAACCGCTATCTGATCGTGGACAGCGACGTTCCCGAGGACCCCGGCCACCCCGACTACCGCTGGCTCTCCCTGGACCAGCTGACGCGGCTGCTGAGCCACAGTCACTACCTCAACGTGCAGGCCCGCAGCCTGGTGGCGTGTCTGCGCGGCCTGGAGGCGACGCGGTCCGTGCGCTGA
- the rfbA gene encoding glucose-1-phosphate thymidylyltransferase RfbA has protein sequence MKGIILAGGSGTRLHPITVSVSKQLLPVGDKPMIYYPLSVLMLADIREILLICTERDLEQFRRLLGDGSQLGVRIDYAVQNRPAGLAEAFVIGSDHVGDDDVALVLGDNIFHGHHFYDLLQSSVRDVRGCVLFGYPVEDPERYGVGETDASGRLVSLEEKPLRPRSDLAITGLYLYDNEVVDIAKNLRPSARGELEITDVNRNYLARGRARLVDLGRGFAWLDAGTPESLLQAAQYVRTLEERQGVRIACVEEVALRMGFIDADSCYRLGEKMSQSGYGRYVMSVAREMSP, from the coding sequence ATGAAGGGAATTATTCTCGCCGGCGGTTCGGGAACAAGGCTCCATCCGATAACCGTCTCCGTATCGAAACAGCTCCTTCCGGTCGGCGACAAACCGATGATCTACTATCCGCTGTCGGTGCTGATGCTCGCGGACATCAGGGAGATCCTGCTCATCTGCACCGAACGCGATCTGGAACAGTTCCGCAGGCTTCTGGGCGACGGCTCCCAGCTCGGCGTCCGGATCGACTACGCGGTGCAGAACCGGCCGGCCGGCCTGGCCGAGGCCTTCGTCATCGGCTCCGACCATGTGGGCGACGACGACGTGGCCCTGGTCCTGGGGGACAACATCTTCCACGGCCACCACTTCTACGACCTGCTCCAGAGCAGTGTCCGGGACGTGCGGGGCTGTGTGCTCTTCGGCTACCCCGTGGAGGACCCCGAGCGCTACGGGGTCGGCGAGACCGACGCGTCGGGACGCCTGGTCTCCCTGGAGGAGAAACCGCTGCGACCCCGCTCCGACCTCGCCATCACCGGGCTCTATCTCTACGACAACGAAGTGGTCGACATCGCCAAGAACCTGCGTCCCTCGGCACGCGGAGAACTGGAGATCACCGATGTCAACCGGAACTACCTGGCCCGCGGCCGAGCCCGGCTGGTCGATCTCGGCCGCGGTTTCGCCTGGCTCGACGCCGGAACCCCGGAATCCCTGCTCCAGGCCGCCCAGTATGTGCGCACCCTCGAAGAGCGGCAGGGCGTGCGCATCGCCTGCGTCGAGGAGGTCGCGCTGCGCATGGGATTCATCGACGCGGACAGCTGCTATCGACTCGGCGAGAAGATGTCCCAGTCGGGATACGGCCGGTACGTGATGTCGGTGGCCCGGGAGATGTCACCCTGA
- a CDS encoding DegT/DnrJ/EryC1/StrS aminotransferase family protein, with protein sequence MTTLVWDYRQEYENERDDILDAVETVFRSGQLVLGESVRGFEREFAAHHGVEHCVGVDNGTNAIKLALQALGVGPGDEVVTVSNTAAPTVVAIDSVGATPVFVDVDPDSYLMDTGQVASALTPRTRCLLPVHLYGQCVDLAPLQRLAAEHGLYLLEDCAQAHGARRDGRLAGTTGDAAAFSFYPTKVLGAYGDGGAVLTSRDDAHRALRRLRYYGMEERYYVVGTPGHNSRLDEVQAEILRRKLRRLDAYVAGRQAVARRYEEGLGDTDLVLPHTVPGNEHVYYVYTVRHPRRDDIIKALKTYDIELNISYPWPVHTMSGFAHLGWRPGSLPVTEELAGQIFSLPMYPALSPDTQDKVIGAVRDVLDGL encoded by the coding sequence ATGACGACTCTCGTATGGGACTATCGGCAAGAATACGAGAACGAACGCGACGATATTCTGGACGCCGTGGAGACGGTCTTCCGTTCGGGTCAGCTCGTCCTCGGCGAGAGTGTGCGCGGGTTCGAGCGGGAGTTCGCCGCCCACCACGGTGTGGAGCACTGCGTCGGCGTCGACAACGGCACCAACGCGATCAAGCTGGCGCTCCAGGCGCTCGGCGTGGGCCCCGGGGACGAGGTCGTCACCGTGTCCAACACCGCGGCCCCCACCGTGGTCGCCATCGACTCCGTGGGCGCCACTCCGGTGTTCGTCGACGTCGACCCCGACAGCTACCTCATGGACACCGGCCAGGTGGCCTCCGCGCTCACCCCCCGGACCCGGTGTCTGCTCCCCGTCCACCTCTACGGGCAGTGCGTCGACCTGGCACCGCTGCAGCGGCTCGCCGCCGAACACGGCCTGTACCTCCTCGAGGACTGCGCCCAGGCCCACGGCGCCCGCCGCGACGGCCGGCTCGCCGGCACCACCGGCGACGCCGCCGCCTTCTCCTTCTACCCCACGAAGGTGCTCGGCGCGTACGGCGACGGAGGCGCGGTGCTGACCTCCCGGGACGACGCCCACCGCGCGCTGCGCCGACTGCGCTACTACGGCATGGAAGAGCGCTACTACGTCGTCGGCACCCCGGGCCACAACTCCCGGCTCGACGAGGTGCAGGCCGAGATCCTGCGGCGCAAGCTGCGCCGGCTCGACGCCTATGTGGCGGGCCGCCAGGCCGTCGCCCGGCGCTACGAGGAAGGGCTCGGCGACACCGACCTGGTACTGCCGCACACCGTGCCCGGCAACGAGCACGTGTACTACGTCTACACGGTGCGCCACCCAAGGCGCGACGACATCATCAAGGCCCTCAAGACGTACGACATCGAGCTCAACATCAGCTATCCCTGGCCGGTGCACACCATGTCCGGGTTCGCCCACCTCGGCTGGCGCCCGGGCTCGCTGCCCGTCACCGAGGAGCTGGCCGGCCAGATCTTCTCGCTGCCGATGTATCCGGCGCTGTCGCCGGACACCCAGGACAAGGTGATCGGCGCGGTGCGCGACGTGCTGGACGGCCTCTGA
- a CDS encoding dTDP-4-dehydrorhamnose 3,5-epimerase family protein, which produces MDTDVQFRELAVSGAFVFTPPVFEDDRGLFTSPFQEPAFVAALGRPLFPVAQSNHSRSRRGTVRGVHYTLTPPGVAKYVYCARGSAIDIVVDIRVGSPTFGRWDSSVLDPGTFRSMYFPVGVGHAFVALEDDTVMSYMLSGSYEAQHELALSALDPALALPIPEDLQPLLSARDLAAPRLAQVQAEGGLPEYDKCRRIEAALWRP; this is translated from the coding sequence ATGGACACCGACGTGCAGTTCCGCGAACTCGCCGTCTCCGGCGCGTTCGTCTTCACCCCGCCCGTCTTCGAGGACGACCGCGGCCTGTTCACCTCGCCGTTCCAGGAGCCGGCGTTCGTGGCGGCCCTGGGCCGTCCGCTGTTCCCCGTCGCGCAGTCCAACCACAGCAGGTCGCGGCGCGGCACCGTGCGGGGCGTCCACTACACGCTCACCCCGCCGGGCGTGGCCAAGTACGTGTACTGCGCCCGGGGCAGCGCCATCGACATCGTGGTGGACATCCGCGTCGGCTCGCCCACCTTCGGCCGCTGGGACTCCTCCGTGCTCGACCCGGGGACCTTCCGCTCCATGTACTTCCCGGTCGGCGTGGGGCACGCCTTCGTCGCGCTGGAGGACGACACGGTGATGTCGTACATGCTCTCCGGCAGCTACGAGGCGCAGCACGAGCTGGCCCTCTCCGCCCTCGACCCCGCGCTCGCGCTGCCGATCCCCGAGGATCTGCAGCCCCTGCTGTCCGCACGGGATCTGGCGGCGCCCCGGCTGGCCCAGGTGCAGGCGGAGGGCGGGCTGCCGGAGTACGACAAGTGCCGCCGGATCGAGGCCGCACTGTGGCGGCCCTGA
- a CDS encoding NAD(P)-dependent oxidoreductase, whose amino-acid sequence MAALSGDGGGPRGSGTRTSQTPTSQTRAAGARTSAALPSGTPVAVLGASGCVGRCVCDALLREGHQVVAVARRGGPATQDRAATPGAPATPVTPATPVTAFAALDVAAVPPAELARLFTRHGVRAVVNATGGWGTTEEEMRYSHITLVDRLLHALTLMDDPARLVHLGSIHEYGPVPEPLSIGEDRVPRPTTMYARTKLAGSQLVLDGARSGRVNGLVLRPVNVCGPRTTRASFLGAVVDRLRRADPTEPVTLRVADARRDFVDVRDLAEAVVLAVASSVTGQVVNIGRGEATAMRELVELLAAAAQRPPGTLRIEDGPVDSKGGGWTQADIRRAGELLGWKPRIPLAEAMRATWAAPAD is encoded by the coding sequence GTGGCGGCCCTGAGCGGGGACGGCGGGGGGCCGCGGGGCTCGGGGACCCGGACCTCGCAGACCCCGACCTCGCAGACCCGGGCCGCGGGAGCCCGGACCTCGGCAGCGCTGCCCTCGGGGACCCCGGTCGCGGTGCTCGGGGCGAGCGGCTGTGTCGGCCGCTGTGTGTGCGACGCGCTCCTGCGCGAGGGACACCAGGTCGTCGCGGTCGCCCGGCGCGGCGGTCCGGCGACGCAGGACCGTGCCGCCACGCCCGGCGCGCCCGCCACGCCTGTCACGCCCGCCACGCCTGTCACCGCTTTCGCGGCTCTGGACGTGGCGGCGGTCCCGCCCGCCGAGCTCGCCCGGCTGTTCACCCGGCACGGGGTGCGCGCGGTGGTCAACGCGACGGGCGGCTGGGGCACGACCGAGGAGGAGATGCGGTACTCCCACATCACCCTGGTCGACCGGCTGCTGCACGCCCTCACGCTGATGGACGACCCGGCGCGCCTGGTCCACCTGGGCTCCATCCACGAGTACGGGCCGGTGCCCGAGCCCCTGTCCATCGGCGAGGACCGCGTGCCCCGGCCGACCACGATGTACGCCAGGACCAAGCTGGCCGGCTCCCAGCTGGTGCTCGACGGCGCCCGCTCCGGCCGGGTGAACGGGCTGGTGCTGCGCCCGGTGAACGTGTGCGGGCCCCGCACCACCCGGGCCAGCTTCCTCGGCGCGGTCGTCGACCGGCTGCGCCGCGCCGACCCCACGGAGCCGGTGACGCTGCGCGTCGCGGACGCGCGCCGGGACTTCGTCGACGTCCGCGATCTGGCCGAGGCCGTGGTGCTCGCCGTGGCCTCGTCCGTCACCGGACAGGTCGTCAACATCGGCCGCGGGGAGGCCACCGCCATGCGGGAGCTGGTGGAGCTGCTGGCCGCCGCCGCGCAGCGGCCGCCCGGGACGCTGCGGATCGAGGACGGGCCGGTCGACAGCAAGGGCGGCGGCTGGACCCAGGCCGACATCAGGCGGGCCGGCGAACTGCTCGGCTGGAAGCCGCGGATCCCGCTGGCCGAGGCGATGCGGGCGACCTGGGCGGCGCCCGCCGACTGA
- a CDS encoding activator-dependent family glycosyltransferase — protein MKVLFTTFAAKSHMHAQVPLAWALQTAGHEVRIASQPDLAEDITRTGLTAVCVGEPLELEAQMQRVNEGLGDDAEIMESQAEAGMDMTETRPEMLTWDHVLGVFTSMTAMAFQNSCPERMIDDLVAFSREWQPDLVVWDTLSFAGPVAAKVTGAAHARLLFGLDLLGRMRETFLDLQSERLPELRDDPLREWLTWTLGRYGAEFDEEVAVGQWTIDPVPPSMRFPVKQPFVPLRYIPYNGQAVVPDWLHEPPKRPRVCLTLGVAHREVLDGDRASIGELVEALAELDVEVVATLNAKQLSGLSRLPDNVRAVDFVPLNALLPTCSAVIHHGGSGTFQTALAHGVPQLIVPDMVWDTIHKAKQLERFGAGLYLHDVDHYTAQDLREHLLRLLREPSFAENCARIRREMVGTPSPNDIVPLLEKLTAEHRERADRGAKDAGGAPGAGRGEQ, from the coding sequence ATGAAGGTCCTGTTCACCACGTTCGCCGCGAAGTCCCATATGCATGCCCAGGTCCCGCTGGCCTGGGCGCTCCAGACCGCCGGCCACGAGGTCCGGATCGCCAGCCAGCCGGACCTGGCGGAGGACATCACCCGTACCGGACTGACCGCCGTCTGCGTCGGCGAGCCGCTGGAGCTCGAGGCGCAGATGCAGCGGGTCAACGAGGGCCTGGGCGACGACGCCGAGATCATGGAGAGCCAGGCGGAAGCCGGGATGGACATGACGGAGACCCGTCCCGAGATGCTGACCTGGGACCATGTCCTGGGCGTGTTCACCTCGATGACCGCGATGGCCTTCCAGAACTCCTGCCCGGAACGCATGATCGACGACCTGGTCGCGTTCAGCCGTGAGTGGCAGCCCGACCTGGTCGTCTGGGACACGCTGTCCTTCGCGGGACCGGTGGCCGCGAAGGTCACCGGCGCCGCCCACGCCCGGCTGCTGTTCGGGCTCGACCTGCTGGGGCGGATGCGCGAGACCTTCCTCGACCTCCAGTCCGAGCGGCTGCCGGAGCTGCGCGACGATCCGCTGCGCGAGTGGCTGACCTGGACGCTCGGCCGCTACGGCGCGGAGTTCGACGAGGAGGTCGCGGTCGGCCAGTGGACGATCGACCCGGTGCCGCCGTCGATGCGGTTCCCGGTGAAGCAGCCGTTCGTCCCGCTGCGGTACATCCCCTACAACGGGCAGGCCGTCGTCCCGGACTGGCTGCACGAGCCGCCCAAGAGGCCCCGGGTCTGTCTGACGCTGGGGGTGGCGCACCGGGAGGTGCTGGACGGCGACCGCGCCTCGATCGGCGAACTCGTCGAGGCGCTGGCCGAGTTGGACGTCGAGGTGGTCGCGACGCTCAACGCCAAGCAGCTGTCGGGGCTTTCCCGGCTGCCGGACAATGTGCGGGCCGTCGACTTCGTCCCGCTCAACGCGCTGCTGCCGACCTGCTCGGCGGTCATCCACCACGGCGGCTCCGGCACCTTCCAGACCGCGCTGGCCCACGGCGTCCCCCAGCTGATCGTGCCCGACATGGTCTGGGACACCATCCACAAGGCGAAGCAGCTGGAGCGGTTCGGGGCGGGGCTGTATCTGCACGACGTCGACCACTACACCGCACAGGACCTGCGCGAGCACCTGCTGCGGCTGCTTCGGGAGCCGTCGTTCGCCGAGAACTGCGCGCGCATCCGGCGGGAGATGGTGGGCACGCCCAGCCCCAACGACATCGTCCCGCTGCTGGAGAAGCTCACCGCGGAACACCGCGAACGCGCGGACCGCGGCGCCAAGGACGCAGGAGGCGCCCCGGGCGCCGGCCGAGGGGAGCAGTAG
- a CDS encoding cyclase family protein encodes MRIIDLSSPVDAAGFEPDPVVHDVLGPKEAAAHMSEEMREHFGIDFDPAELPEGEFLSLDRLQLTTHTGTHVDAPSHYGTRASYRDGPPRHIDEMPLDWFLRPAVVLDLSDQGTGAVGADVLRRELDRIGYTPAPMDIVLLRTGADAWAGTQKYFTDFTGLDGSAVHLLLDLGVRVIGTDAFSLDAPFGDIIARYRATGDRSVLWPAHFAGRDREYCQVERLAGLDRLPASHGFRVACFPVRIAGAGAGWTRAVALVDE; translated from the coding sequence GTGCGCATCATCGACCTGTCCTCGCCCGTGGACGCGGCGGGTTTTGAACCCGATCCCGTGGTGCACGACGTCCTCGGCCCGAAGGAGGCCGCCGCGCATATGAGCGAGGAGATGCGTGAGCACTTCGGGATCGACTTCGACCCGGCGGAGCTGCCGGAGGGCGAGTTCCTCTCGCTCGACCGGCTCCAGCTGACGACCCACACCGGCACGCACGTCGACGCGCCGTCGCACTACGGCACCCGTGCCTCCTACCGGGACGGTCCGCCGCGGCACATCGACGAGATGCCGCTCGACTGGTTCCTGCGGCCCGCGGTCGTGCTCGACCTGAGCGACCAGGGCACGGGCGCGGTCGGCGCCGACGTACTGCGGCGGGAGCTGGACCGGATCGGGTACACGCCCGCGCCCATGGACATCGTCCTGCTCAGGACGGGCGCCGACGCATGGGCGGGGACCCAGAAGTACTTCACCGACTTCACCGGGCTCGACGGCTCCGCCGTACATCTGCTGCTGGACCTGGGGGTGCGGGTGATCGGCACCGACGCGTTCAGCCTGGACGCGCCGTTCGGCGACATCATCGCCCGCTACCGGGCGACCGGCGACCGCTCGGTCCTGTGGCCCGCCCACTTCGCCGGGCGGGACCGGGAGTACTGCCAGGTCGAGCGGCTCGCCGGCCTCGACCGGCTGCCCGCCTCGCACGGTTTCCGGGTGGCGTGCTTCCCGGTGCGGATCGCCGGCGCGGGCGCCGGCTGGACGAGGGCGGTGGCGCTGGTCGACGAGTGA
- a CDS encoding trans-aconitate 2-methyltransferase — MYGRELAEVYEAIYRSRGKDWGEEAADVSRLIAQRRPGADSLLDVACGTGAHLSVFSTLFDVAEGLEIAEPMRRLAEQRLPGVTVHAGDMRDFRLGRRYTAVSCMFCAIGYLETVADMRAAVQAMADHLEPGGVLVVEPWWFPENFIEGYVAGDLAREEHRTIARISHTTRKGRATRMEVRFTVGDAAGIQQFTEIDVLTLFTKDEYVSAFHDAGCSVEFLEDGPTGRGLFVGLREAG, encoded by the coding sequence ATGTACGGCCGGGAACTCGCAGAGGTGTACGAGGCCATCTACCGGAGCCGGGGCAAGGACTGGGGGGAGGAGGCGGCGGACGTCTCCCGGCTCATCGCGCAGCGCCGTCCGGGAGCCGACTCGCTGCTCGACGTCGCCTGCGGCACGGGCGCCCATCTCAGCGTGTTCAGCACGCTGTTCGACGTGGCCGAGGGCCTGGAGATCGCGGAGCCGATGCGGCGGCTCGCCGAGCAGCGGCTGCCCGGCGTCACCGTGCACGCCGGAGACATGCGCGACTTCCGGCTCGGCCGCCGCTATACGGCGGTGAGCTGCATGTTCTGCGCCATCGGCTATCTGGAGACGGTGGCCGACATGCGGGCCGCCGTGCAGGCGATGGCCGACCATCTGGAGCCGGGCGGGGTCCTGGTCGTCGAACCCTGGTGGTTCCCCGAGAACTTCATCGAGGGCTATGTCGCGGGCGATCTGGCCCGTGAGGAGCACCGCACCATCGCCCGGATCTCGCACACCACCCGCAAGGGCCGGGCCACCCGCATGGAGGTCCGCTTCACCGTCGGCGACGCCGCCGGCATCCAGCAGTTCACGGAGATCGACGTCCTGACCCTCTTCACCAAGGACGAATACGTCTCCGCCTTCCACGACGCGGGCTGTTCCGTGGAATTCCTGGAGGACGGTCCCACCGGTCGGGGTCTTTTCGTCGGTCTCCGTGAAGCGGGCTGA